One window of the Thermodesulfomicrobium sp. WS genome contains the following:
- a CDS encoding putative sulfate exporter family transporter, which yields MADDVVIDRGKSQLSDLWTKEDYWAIWLGFLVILVSLGVYLNSDIRTDIEKKIAAANQVQQQEASAPFKTIAWYKADDEKKSLKASSSPFGKFVSHWTKHPGGWESNVLDSFIKTEEQAKEASAKAMPKYEEAKAKAEAALTAAKAAEDAARAANFQDAGLNDAAKAAIAQWRDAAKAAKEAKAKTEVKPFNVIPSLIGLAVFLALFFSIGTFFMGKSVPAFIQGFFLVFLVGVLAYVLGNQAISKQYGFGAEAWGVVLGMLIANTIGTPQWAKQGCEVEYFIKTGLVLLGGEVLFNKIVAIGIPGIFVAWVVTPIVLIVTFIFGQKVLKMPSPTLNIVISADMSVCGTSAAIATAAACRAKKEELTLSIGLSLVFTAIMMIAMPAFIKAVGMPEVLGGAWIGGTIDSTGAVAAAGAFLGPKAMYVAATIKMIQNVLIGVTAFGVAVYWCTKMECREGERVGLDEIWHRFPKFVLGFLAASIVISFISGSLGHDLGSALVDHGVVAGGTKPIRDWAFTLSFAAIGLSTNFRELAHYFKGGKPVILYVCGQSFNLALTLAMAYVMFYIVFPEITAKI from the coding sequence ATGGCTGACGACGTTGTCATTGATCGAGGCAAAAGCCAACTCTCGGACCTCTGGACCAAGGAAGATTACTGGGCTATTTGGCTCGGTTTTCTGGTCATTCTGGTAAGTCTGGGGGTGTATCTGAACTCCGACATCCGCACCGATATCGAAAAAAAGATCGCTGCGGCCAACCAGGTCCAGCAACAAGAAGCCAGTGCGCCGTTCAAGACCATCGCTTGGTACAAGGCCGATGACGAGAAGAAATCGCTCAAGGCTTCCAGCAGTCCTTTCGGCAAGTTTGTCTCCCATTGGACCAAACATCCTGGAGGGTGGGAGAGCAACGTCTTGGATTCGTTCATCAAAACCGAAGAGCAGGCCAAGGAGGCCAGTGCCAAGGCCATGCCCAAGTACGAAGAAGCCAAGGCGAAGGCCGAAGCGGCTCTCACTGCGGCCAAGGCCGCGGAAGACGCCGCTCGGGCGGCCAATTTCCAAGATGCAGGGCTCAATGACGCTGCCAAGGCCGCCATTGCCCAGTGGCGGGATGCTGCCAAGGCCGCCAAGGAGGCCAAGGCCAAGACCGAGGTCAAGCCTTTCAACGTCATTCCCTCGCTCATTGGATTGGCGGTGTTTTTGGCGTTGTTCTTCTCCATTGGCACTTTTTTCATGGGGAAAAGCGTCCCGGCGTTTATTCAGGGCTTTTTCTTGGTGTTTTTGGTGGGCGTGCTTGCCTATGTCCTGGGGAACCAGGCCATTTCCAAACAGTATGGCTTTGGCGCCGAGGCATGGGGTGTTGTGCTCGGAATGCTTATCGCCAATACCATCGGCACCCCGCAGTGGGCCAAGCAGGGGTGCGAGGTGGAGTACTTCATCAAGACCGGCTTGGTGCTTTTGGGCGGGGAAGTGCTTTTCAACAAGATCGTGGCCATCGGTATCCCGGGGATCTTCGTGGCCTGGGTGGTGACGCCCATCGTGCTGATCGTGACCTTCATCTTTGGCCAGAAGGTCCTGAAGATGCCCTCGCCTACCCTCAACATCGTCATCTCTGCGGATATGTCCGTGTGCGGCACCTCGGCGGCCATCGCCACGGCTGCGGCCTGCCGGGCCAAGAAAGAAGAGCTCACGCTGTCCATCGGCCTGTCCCTGGTGTTCACGGCCATCATGATGATCGCCATGCCCGCCTTCATCAAGGCCGTAGGGATGCCGGAAGTTTTGGGCGGCGCCTGGATCGGCGGCACCATCGACTCCACCGGTGCCGTGGCAGCGGCGGGCGCTTTCTTGGGGCCCAAAGCCATGTACGTGGCTGCCACCATCAAGATGATCCAGAACGTGCTCATCGGCGTCACCGCCTTTGGTGTGGCCGTATACTGGTGCACCAAGATGGAGTGCCGCGAGGGAGAACGGGTGGGACTCGACGAGATCTGGCACCGTTTCCCCAAGTTCGTGTTGGGTTTCTTGGCCGCCTCGATCGTCATTTCGTTCATCTCCGGATCGCTGGGCCATGATCTCGGCTCGGCCCTCGTGGACCACGGTGTCGTGGCTGGCGGCACCAAGCCTATTCGGGACTGGGCTTTTACCTTGTCTTTTGCGGCCATCGGGTTGTCCACCAACTTCCGGGAATTGGCCCATTACTTCAAGGGCGGCAAGCCGGTGATCCTTTATGTGTGCGGTCAGTCGTTCAACCTGGCGTTGACCTTGGCCATGGCTTACGTTATGTTCTACATTGTATTTCCAGAAATCACGGCCAAGATTTAG
- a CDS encoding AEC family transporter, which produces MLEIFSTIAPVFVLMLLGAVIFRLDILPPTAGSILNTFVYRLALPLLLFSSIAQASLARIFQAGFVGGVVLGTLIPFVGTAALVRRWYTNPQSWFVAFAATFSNAAFVGLPVLQLLFPQNPDAVLAMGIFALFGLPFVLAAVFVLERQHSPQTAGRALLGVLARNPLLLGSLAGLAVAVVGIRLPQWITVPCQMLGHTASPLALIAIGMTLARTARATIRDLGPNHLLIGAVKLFVQPAVTFVVLSLWQVDPTWRAMGTMLAAMPVGTMAFVLAEAYGTLAPTISLAVLGTTVFATVTLPATFALIHVLG; this is translated from the coding sequence ATGCTCGAAATCTTTTCCACCATCGCCCCGGTGTTCGTACTCATGCTCCTCGGGGCAGTGATCTTTCGTCTGGATATCCTGCCCCCGACAGCCGGGAGCATCCTCAACACCTTTGTCTACCGTCTGGCCCTGCCGCTGCTGCTCTTCTCCAGCATCGCCCAGGCGTCCCTTGCGCGCATTTTCCAGGCCGGGTTTGTGGGAGGGGTGGTCCTCGGCACCCTCATCCCGTTTGTCGGTACCGCGGCCCTTGTCCGCCGGTGGTATACCAACCCGCAATCCTGGTTCGTGGCCTTTGCCGCCACCTTTTCCAACGCCGCATTCGTGGGGCTGCCGGTGCTGCAGCTGCTCTTTCCCCAAAATCCGGACGCCGTACTCGCCATGGGGATTTTCGCCCTGTTTGGCCTGCCTTTTGTGCTGGCCGCCGTCTTCGTCCTGGAGCGGCAGCACAGTCCCCAGACTGCAGGACGCGCCCTTTTGGGCGTTCTCGCCCGAAATCCCCTGCTTCTGGGAAGCCTCGCCGGTCTTGCCGTGGCCGTCGTCGGCATCCGGCTTCCGCAGTGGATCACGGTGCCCTGCCAGATGCTCGGCCATACGGCTTCACCGCTCGCCCTCATCGCCATCGGCATGACGCTGGCCCGCACGGCACGCGCCACCATCCGCGATCTTGGCCCCAATCACCTGCTCATCGGCGCGGTCAAACTCTTCGTGCAGCCCGCCGTCACCTTCGTCGTGCTCTCCCTGTGGCAGGTGGATCCCACATGGCGCGCCATGGGCACCATGCTCGCGGCCATGCCGGTGGGGACCATGGCCTTCGTGCTCGCCGAAGCCTACGGCACCCTCGCCCCCACCATTTCGCTGGCAGTGCTCGGAACTACCGTATTCGCCACCGTGACCCTACCGGCCACCTTTGCCCTGATCCACGTCCTGGGGTGA
- a CDS encoding DUF3365 domain-containing protein: MSLKQRFLLVLSLSMGSLGVFFAVLLSINLRDQLVTDTEHKASLILSQAEAIQTYVSTELRPTMYAHLDPDAFILEAMSTSYVTRKIMSSLGLHEEQIRYRRVAVGARNPDSEADPFERATMERFAAAPTLTRIEEITQYNGEEVFLAARPVRLQASCLRCHGRPADAPKTLIERYGNKRGFWRHTGELVGLDMVVVPVGSALGQIKGKTIGFLSLFAVGLAGLYLTMQLFFDRLVVANLRRVTDVLRHYFPREALSTTNPPVEASPDEIEEIYTGIETLAVRLKEARENIEQYARNLEDMVATRTRELTHEAQERRADVALFVDLLHTINSAHTNTELLGSTLPQLGKRFGADWVYYQCGSGIGSVLWPRDAQLPEPPNNWRDIIASGEMVTTESEVLIPVRTTDISRGILRLHFPPQGPTPASHAPELYQAIGHQLALALENLDAINSLMAQNALLASIFDGISDPLALVDNHRTILLANEPARALALALGDPATASEPLKLPPRFFGDHPFDPSEDEAQQTPILSSITLEDGRSFVVARYALHSPPDHPRRFVVYARENTTERRMLERLRQTEKLVAVGKLAAGLAHEVNNPLGVIVCYTELLRQSISDPQCLEDLAVIERHAVSAKKVLRDLLDFARPRPAQTGPCDISALLTGLARIFEVQAQARRCELRLELPPDPLFARADASALEQVVSNLLLNALDAVEPHAGTITLRAACSEDRRHAVITVADDGPGIPESNLPHIFDPFFTTKAVGRGTGLGLAVAFGLMHDMGGTIEAFNQGGALFVLTLPREERRPCPKDDQ; encoded by the coding sequence ATGTCCCTCAAGCAGCGTTTTCTCCTGGTCTTGTCCCTGAGCATGGGGAGTTTGGGCGTTTTTTTTGCCGTGCTCCTCTCCATCAATCTTCGGGATCAGCTCGTCACTGACACCGAGCACAAGGCATCGCTCATCCTCTCCCAAGCCGAGGCCATTCAGACCTACGTGAGCACGGAGCTCCGACCGACCATGTACGCCCATCTCGACCCCGACGCCTTCATCCTCGAGGCCATGTCCACCTCGTATGTCACCCGCAAAATCATGAGCAGCCTGGGGCTTCATGAGGAACAGATCCGCTACCGCCGCGTGGCCGTGGGGGCCAGAAATCCCGATTCCGAGGCCGACCCCTTCGAACGCGCCACCATGGAACGCTTTGCCGCAGCTCCAACCCTGACCCGTATCGAAGAGATTACCCAATACAATGGAGAAGAAGTATTCCTCGCCGCCCGGCCAGTACGGCTCCAAGCCTCGTGCCTGCGCTGCCACGGCAGGCCCGCCGACGCGCCGAAAACCCTCATCGAGCGTTACGGAAACAAGCGTGGCTTTTGGCGGCACACTGGAGAACTGGTGGGACTGGACATGGTGGTGGTGCCGGTGGGCAGCGCCCTGGGACAGATCAAAGGCAAGACCATAGGATTTCTTTCGCTCTTTGCCGTGGGCCTGGCGGGGCTCTATCTCACCATGCAGCTCTTTTTCGATCGTTTAGTCGTGGCCAATCTTCGCCGCGTCACCGATGTCTTGCGCCACTACTTTCCCCGCGAAGCGCTCAGCACCACCAACCCGCCCGTGGAGGCCTCGCCCGATGAAATCGAGGAGATCTACACCGGCATCGAGACCTTGGCGGTCCGGCTCAAAGAGGCACGGGAAAACATCGAACAATACGCCCGCAACCTGGAAGACATGGTCGCCACCCGCACCCGCGAGCTCACCCACGAGGCCCAGGAACGGCGCGCCGACGTGGCCCTTTTCGTCGACCTCCTCCACACCATCAACAGCGCCCACACCAACACCGAGCTGCTTGGCTCCACACTGCCTCAACTGGGAAAACGCTTCGGGGCAGACTGGGTGTATTACCAATGCGGCTCCGGCATCGGATCCGTCCTCTGGCCGCGCGACGCCCAACTGCCTGAGCCACCGAACAACTGGCGCGACATCATCGCCTCCGGAGAGATGGTGACCACCGAGAGCGAAGTGCTCATCCCGGTGCGCACCACAGACATCAGCCGGGGGATCCTGCGCCTGCACTTTCCCCCTCAAGGCCCCACCCCAGCCTCCCACGCCCCGGAGCTCTACCAAGCCATCGGCCACCAATTGGCTCTGGCCCTCGAAAACCTGGACGCTATCAACTCCCTCATGGCGCAAAACGCACTCCTCGCCTCCATCTTCGATGGCATCTCCGATCCCCTGGCACTCGTGGACAACCACCGCACCATCCTGCTCGCCAACGAGCCTGCCCGCGCCTTGGCGCTCGCCCTCGGCGACCCCGCCACGGCCAGCGAACCCCTCAAGCTGCCGCCCCGCTTCTTCGGCGACCACCCCTTTGACCCCAGCGAAGATGAAGCCCAGCAAACGCCCATCCTCTCCTCCATTACCCTGGAAGACGGCCGCTCTTTCGTCGTGGCGCGCTACGCGCTCCACTCGCCTCCGGATCACCCCCGCCGTTTCGTGGTCTACGCCCGAGAAAACACCACCGAACGCCGCATGCTGGAGCGGCTGCGCCAGACGGAAAAACTCGTGGCCGTGGGCAAGCTCGCCGCAGGGCTGGCACACGAGGTCAATAACCCCCTCGGGGTCATCGTGTGCTATACGGAACTCCTGCGCCAGAGCATCAGCGATCCCCAATGCCTGGAAGACCTGGCGGTCATCGAGCGCCACGCCGTGTCCGCCAAGAAGGTCCTGCGCGACCTCTTGGATTTTGCCCGGCCGCGCCCGGCGCAGACAGGCCCCTGTGACATCAGCGCTCTCCTCACCGGGCTTGCCCGCATCTTCGAAGTCCAGGCCCAGGCCCGGCGCTGCGAGCTTCGTCTCGAGCTGCCGCCTGACCCGCTTTTCGCCCGCGCGGACGCCAGCGCCTTGGAGCAAGTCGTCTCCAATCTGCTTCTCAACGCTCTGGACGCCGTGGAGCCCCATGCCGGGACCATCACGCTGCGCGCGGCTTGCAGCGAAGATCGCCGCCACGCCGTGATCACCGTGGCGGACGACGGCCCCGGAATCCCGGAAAGCAACCTGCCCCATATTTTCGATCCGTTCTTCACCACCAAAGCGGTGGGCCGCGGCACCGGTCTCGGTCTTGCCGTCGCCTTTGGACTGATGCACGATATGGGCGGAACCATTGAAGCGTTCAACCAAGGCGGCGCGCTCTTCGTGCTCACCCTGCCGCGGGAAGAGCGCCGCCCCTGCCCCAAGGATGACCAATGA